The Streptomyces kanamyceticus DNA segment TGCTTCCGCTGCCCGGGTTCACCGCCGACGGGGTGCGCACCTCCAACATCGGCGGCTCCACGCTGTGCGTCCCCGCGCAGAGCGAACACGCCGAAGCGGCCTGGGAGTTCATCCGCTTCGTCCTCACCGACACCGGCAACCAGGTCGCCATGCTCAAACGCGAGGGCCTCTTCCCCGCCTATCTGCCCGCGCTCGACGACCCCTATCTGAGCGAGCGTCAGGAGTACTTCGGCGGGCAGCGCGTCAACGCCGTGTTCGCGCGCCTTGCCAGGAACATCCCGCCGGTCGAGTACACGAAGGACGACGCCAAGGAGAAGGACATCACGATCTCGGCCGTCAACAGCGTGCTCCTGCGCGGCAAGGACCCGCGCGCCGCCCTCGCCTCGGCCGCCCAGCGGCTCGCCGACGCGACCGGACGAAAGAGGGTGGCCTGACCCATGGTTGCCCTGGACTCCGGGAAGCACACCGTCGTGCCCGCCCGGTCACCCCGCGCCGCGCGCCGCCCCCGGCGCCGTCAGCGGCATGTGGGCTGGGTCTTCGCGGGCCCCGCCGCCGCCCTGTTCGCCCTCTTCTTCGCCTATCCGCTCGGCGCGAGCCTGCTGCAGTCCTTCACCGCGGAGGACGCGGGCTCGCTGCGCTGGGTGGGCCTGGACCAGTACCAACGGCTCCTGCACGACCCGGCGTTCGCCGACGCCTTGGTCAACACCGGGCTGATCCTCGTCGTACAGGTCCCGGTGATGGTCGGCCTCGCGCTGCTCCTCGCCGCACTCCTCAACCAGTCGTGGCTGCGCTTCCGCGGCACCTGGCGCGCCGTGCACTTCCTGCCCGCGGTGACCACCCTCGTCGCCTACGCCGTGGTCTTCCAGGTGCTCCTCAAGACGGACAACGGCCTGGTCAACCAGACGCTCGGCGCCTTCGGCATGGGCCCGATCGACTGGCTCAACGACCCGACCTGGGCGCGCGTCTCCCTGATCCTGACGCTCACCTGGCGCTGGACCGGCTACAACGCCGTCATCCTGCTCGCCGGACTGCAGTCCATCGGCAAGGAGCAGTACGAGGCGGCCGCGCTCGACGGCGCGTCGACCTTCACCACCTACACCCGGGTGATCCTGCCCCAGC contains these protein-coding regions:
- a CDS encoding carbohydrate ABC transporter permease, which codes for MVALDSGKHTVVPARSPRAARRPRRRQRHVGWVFAGPAAALFALFFAYPLGASLLQSFTAEDAGSLRWVGLDQYQRLLHDPAFADALVNTGLILVVQVPVMVGLALLLAALLNQSWLRFRGTWRAVHFLPAVTTLVAYAVVFQVLLKTDNGLVNQTLGAFGMGPIDWLNDPTWARVSLILTLTWRWTGYNAVILLAGLQSIGKEQYEAAALDGASTFTTYTRVILPQLRPVVLFCVITSTIGTLQLFDENYVLTRGGPDDATLTPVVYLYKVGFQQFDFGYAAAIAWVVVALIAAISAAQYFAFGRERRR